One region of Chryseobacterium muglaense genomic DNA includes:
- a CDS encoding SusC/RagA family TonB-linked outer membrane protein: MDKKVQSIKWLYLTVFLLPVLGMAQEKETKIDEVVLVGYTKVSKKDVTNSVSSVKAEAIKDMPSTNAAEAIQGRMAGVQVSLSEGSPGADVDIVIRGGNSITGSNAPLYIVDGIQMDNALSILSPKEIESIEVLKDASSTNIYGARGANGVVLITTKGGRKKLKTSINYNGFLGVRKIQNTIDVLDPYEYVLYQYELYNKAGLASDKTIFENRYGTYDQLSKYKDVEKRDWQDEVFGREAFNFTHNLSVTGGSENSAFSLSLNNVQEDGIMIGSGFKRNMANFKYDYDISKKLSMTLNARYSRQTIYGAGTSSTGSQSTNRLRNAVRYQPFEGLSTVNVDEFDPLFADQTNLVNPILLANNEIKESGRNDLLLNGTIDYKINKYFTFRSVVGYLQRDEFVNQFSGTVTSLARQNNDQPVVFLSKTQSRRITNSNTLNFRKTFGNHKLDLLAGQESVRTDGESLQMNIKWLPKSTGAQEAFHNIQLASPPAGMVQDAPKTPMLQGAPDRLVSFFGRANYTFNNKYIITASMRADGSSIFGAGNRWGYFPAGSVAWKIAEENFLKESQTISELKLRAGYGLSGNNRIGGFLYDTFFLTSSDYGYAFGNNVTPGATTGNIMANKNVTWEKSASKNLGLDFGLFKGKIYGTLDVYQTDTKDLLLLARIPQNLGYDFQFQNSGSTTNKGIEFSIGSTIINKENFTWKMDANISSNRNTIKSLGNNASPSSFSYLYPSGWQNNLNDFLVQVGKPVGTYWGYVTAGRYEVSDFDYNATTQVYTLKAGIPSSAAAANGAKLIQPGDLKLQDLNGDGVIDNKDMTDLGNAQPKFYGGFNQTFRYKNWDMSLMFNFSVGNKVYNANKLEYTTQYLYKDNNMSADVANRFRWFNDAGEKVNDPTALAALNANTTGWTPPAGAYFLHSYGIEDGSFLRLNNVTLGYSLGKDFTKQLGLSNFRLYFTMNNVFTITGYSGYDPEANTRRNPLTPGVDYAAYPRSRFILSGVDITF, translated from the coding sequence ATGGATAAAAAGGTACAATCAATAAAGTGGTTATATTTAACTGTTTTCCTGCTTCCAGTACTTGGTATGGCTCAGGAAAAAGAAACCAAGATTGACGAGGTTGTCTTGGTAGGATATACTAAGGTTTCTAAAAAAGATGTTACTAACTCCGTATCATCTGTAAAGGCTGAAGCAATCAAAGATATGCCATCAACCAATGCTGCAGAAGCAATTCAGGGTAGAATGGCCGGAGTACAGGTTTCATTAAGTGAAGGCTCACCAGGAGCCGATGTAGACATTGTCATCAGAGGAGGTAATTCTATTACAGGAAGTAATGCTCCGCTTTACATTGTAGATGGAATTCAAATGGATAATGCACTATCTATTTTATCTCCGAAAGAAATTGAATCTATTGAAGTTTTAAAAGATGCCTCTTCTACCAATATTTATGGTGCAAGAGGAGCTAACGGTGTTGTTTTGATTACCACAAAAGGAGGTCGTAAAAAATTAAAAACATCAATTAATTATAATGGTTTTCTAGGGGTAAGAAAAATTCAAAATACGATTGATGTACTAGATCCGTATGAATATGTTTTGTATCAATATGAGCTGTATAATAAAGCTGGTCTTGCGAGCGACAAGACAATATTTGAAAACAGATATGGTACCTACGATCAATTAAGCAAATACAAAGACGTAGAGAAGAGAGACTGGCAAGATGAAGTTTTTGGAAGAGAAGCGTTTAACTTCACCCATAACCTTTCTGTCACCGGAGGGTCTGAAAATTCGGCTTTCTCGTTATCTCTAAATAACGTTCAGGAAGATGGAATTATGATTGGCTCGGGATTTAAAAGAAACATGGCCAACTTCAAATATGATTACGATATTTCGAAGAAATTAAGCATGACTTTAAATGCCAGATATAGCAGACAAACTATTTATGGTGCAGGAACTTCTTCTACAGGATCACAAAGTACCAACCGATTAAGAAATGCAGTAAGATATCAACCATTTGAAGGTCTTTCTACAGTAAACGTTGATGAATTTGACCCTCTATTTGCAGACCAAACCAACTTGGTAAATCCTATTTTATTAGCTAATAATGAGATTAAAGAAAGTGGAAGAAATGACCTCTTATTAAACGGAACTATCGACTATAAAATCAACAAATATTTTACATTCAGAAGTGTAGTAGGCTATTTACAGAGAGATGAGTTTGTTAACCAATTTTCTGGTACTGTAACTTCACTTGCCAGACAAAACAATGATCAGCCCGTTGTATTTTTAAGTAAAACTCAATCTAGGAGAATTACCAACTCTAATACTTTAAACTTTAGAAAAACATTTGGAAACCACAAGCTAGACTTATTAGCTGGGCAAGAATCTGTACGTACAGATGGAGAATCTTTACAAATGAATATTAAATGGCTTCCTAAATCAACCGGTGCACAAGAAGCATTTCACAATATTCAGTTAGCTTCTCCTCCCGCAGGAATGGTACAAGATGCACCCAAAACACCAATGCTGCAAGGAGCTCCTGATAGGTTAGTATCATTTTTTGGTAGGGCTAATTATACTTTCAATAATAAATACATCATTACTGCTTCCATGAGAGCTGATGGATCTAGTATTTTTGGAGCAGGAAACAGATGGGGATATTTTCCGGCAGGATCTGTTGCTTGGAAAATTGCTGAAGAAAATTTCTTAAAAGAAAGCCAGACAATCAGCGAATTAAAGCTTCGTGCAGGATACGGTTTATCTGGAAATAACAGAATCGGAGGTTTCTTATATGATACATTCTTTTTAACATCATCAGATTACGGATATGCGTTTGGAAACAATGTAACACCGGGAGCTACCACAGGAAATATTATGGCTAATAAAAATGTTACTTGGGAAAAATCGGCTTCTAAAAACTTAGGTTTAGACTTTGGTTTATTTAAAGGAAAAATTTACGGTACATTGGATGTTTATCAAACTGATACCAAAGACTTATTGCTTTTAGCAAGAATTCCTCAAAACTTAGGGTACGACTTTCAATTTCAGAATTCAGGAAGTACCACTAATAAAGGTATTGAATTCTCCATAGGAAGTACTATCATTAACAAGGAAAATTTTACTTGGAAAATGGATGCGAATATCTCTTCTAACAGAAATACAATTAAAAGTTTAGGGAATAATGCATCTCCAAGTTCTTTTTCTTATCTGTACCCTTCAGGTTGGCAAAATAATTTAAATGACTTCTTGGTACAGGTTGGTAAACCAGTAGGTACCTACTGGGGATACGTTACTGCGGGAAGATATGAAGTGAGTGATTTTGATTACAATGCAACTACACAAGTATATACTTTAAAAGCGGGTATTCCAAGCTCTGCAGCAGCAGCCAATGGAGCAAAGCTTATTCAGCCGGGAGACCTTAAGCTTCAGGATTTGAATGGAGATGGAGTTATTGACAATAAAGACATGACTGACTTAGGAAATGCTCAACCTAAATTCTATGGTGGATTTAACCAGACTTTCCGTTACAAAAACTGGGATATGAGTTTAATGTTTAATTTCTCTGTTGGAAACAAAGTTTATAACGCTAATAAATTAGAATACACCACTCAATATTTATACAAAGACAACAACATGTCTGCTGATGTAGCCAATAGATTTAGATGGTTTAACGATGCAGGAGAAAAAGTAAATGATCCAACAGCTTTAGCAGCATTAAATGCCAATACTACAGGATGGACTCCGCCTGCAGGAGCGTACTTTTTACATTCTTATGGCATTGAAGACGGGTCTTTCTTAAGACTAAATAATGTAACTCTAGGGTATTCTCTAGGGAAAGATTTTACCAAACAATTAGGGCTTTCAAATTTCAGACTGTATTTCACAATGAACAATGTCTTTACCATTACTGGTTATTCAGGATATGACCCAGAAGCGAATACCAGAAGAAATCCTTTAACACCTGGTGTAGATTATGCGGCTTACCCAAGAAGCAGATTTATCTTATCAGGAGTTGACATCACTTTTTAA
- a CDS encoding RagB/SusD family nutrient uptake outer membrane protein: MKKNKFLTILFAVAGVISLNSCDDYLDVESLSNTAEKQQFDSAPDTFSALVGVYNSTMGDNTYGQRMNLILTQSGDDLRTSGDYNANDRRGVSCFGAIPTNPELLRPFTDTYAGIERANLVIKNIPISPVMQTGSAADKVLMNRYLGEALTLRAQFYYDLIKNWGDVPFQDVPSADLPDLYLAKTDRDVIYDKILDDLLKAESLVPWRSEGGTTAQRISKGAVKGLRARIALARAGYSLRRNPQQMMQGSNPQKYYQIAFDECKDIINSGQHQLNSSYEGLFRSLHTNSQDATNEVIYAIGAFGGNSRTDSKIGYYNGLRHDDTDWKSSGGISAIPVYFYEFTKYDLRRDVNIAIYRVSTTKQEELQTSINWNDGKFRKSWTSITGTSQNLGIDWPMLRYSDILLMFAEADNELHGGPSADAVNAVMAVRQRAYAGNLGQVGTIPTGKAAFFDYIVKERQLEFGGEGLRKYDLIRWNLLETKINETRTKLTQFMNGTGAYANVPEYIFYKKPTYVPTKTAQQNVLDIDFYTTAGVAKADIFYSPNQSVATPSGYTKVNWRLAMTQPYISGDPIKSYAYYFQPNRKELLPLASDVINSNYNLTQDYGY, encoded by the coding sequence ATGAAGAAGAATAAATTTTTAACAATACTATTTGCCGTTGCAGGAGTAATATCTTTAAACTCTTGTGATGATTACCTGGATGTAGAAAGCCTATCTAATACAGCTGAGAAACAACAATTTGACTCTGCTCCAGATACTTTTTCTGCTTTGGTTGGGGTTTACAATTCAACCATGGGTGATAATACCTATGGTCAAAGAATGAACTTAATCCTTACCCAATCAGGAGATGATTTAAGAACTTCAGGGGATTACAATGCAAATGACAGAAGAGGAGTTAGCTGCTTCGGTGCAATTCCCACAAATCCTGAGCTTTTAAGACCTTTCACAGATACCTACGCAGGAATTGAAAGAGCTAATCTTGTTATAAAAAATATCCCGATTTCACCAGTGATGCAAACTGGCTCAGCAGCAGATAAAGTATTAATGAATAGATATTTGGGCGAGGCTTTAACATTGAGAGCACAGTTCTATTATGATCTTATAAAAAACTGGGGAGATGTACCTTTCCAAGATGTACCTTCTGCCGATCTTCCTGATTTGTATCTTGCGAAAACAGACAGAGATGTTATTTATGATAAAATTCTTGACGATTTGCTTAAAGCAGAAAGCTTAGTGCCTTGGAGATCTGAAGGAGGTACCACCGCTCAAAGAATTTCTAAAGGAGCAGTTAAAGGTTTAAGAGCGAGAATAGCTTTAGCAAGAGCAGGATATTCATTAAGAAGAAATCCTCAACAAATGATGCAGGGGTCTAATCCACAGAAATATTATCAGATTGCTTTTGATGAGTGTAAAGATATTATCAACTCAGGTCAACACCAACTTAATTCAAGTTATGAAGGATTATTCAGATCTTTGCATACCAATAGCCAAGATGCTACGAATGAAGTTATCTATGCTATCGGAGCATTCGGAGGAAACTCAAGAACAGACAGTAAGATTGGTTACTATAACGGTTTGAGACATGATGATACCGATTGGAAATCTTCAGGTGGAATCAGCGCAATTCCTGTTTATTTTTATGAATTTACGAAATACGACCTAAGAAGAGATGTTAACATCGCTATCTATAGAGTAAGTACAACAAAACAAGAAGAACTTCAAACCTCTATCAACTGGAATGACGGTAAATTCAGAAAATCTTGGACCTCAATTACAGGAACTTCTCAAAACCTAGGGATCGACTGGCCAATGCTTAGATATTCAGATATCTTATTAATGTTTGCAGAAGCGGATAACGAATTACACGGTGGCCCATCTGCAGATGCTGTAAATGCGGTTATGGCAGTTAGACAAAGAGCTTACGCAGGTAATTTGGGTCAGGTCGGAACCATTCCAACTGGTAAAGCAGCTTTCTTCGATTATATCGTGAAAGAAAGACAGCTTGAGTTTGGTGGTGAAGGATTAAGAAAATATGATCTTATCCGTTGGAATTTATTAGAAACTAAAATTAATGAAACAAGAACTAAGCTTACCCAATTTATGAATGGTACCGGAGCTTATGCAAACGTTCCTGAATATATCTTCTACAAAAAGCCAACCTATGTTCCCACAAAAACGGCTCAGCAAAATGTATTAGATATTGATTTCTATACAACTGCAGGAGTTGCAAAAGCTGATATTTTCTATAGCCCGAATCAGTCTGTTGCTACACCTTCTGGATATACAAAAGTGAACTGGAGATTAGCAATGACTCAGCCGTACATCAGTGGAGATCCTATCAAAAGTTATGCATATTATTTCCAGCCCAATAGAAAAGAGCTATTACCATTAGCTTCAGACGTTATCAACTCTAATTACAATCTTACCCAAGATTATGGTTATTAG
- a CDS encoding pectinesterase family protein produces MQVLGLKNNTFFFIFSVVIISLLSFKANDDKTIIVSKDGKGNFTTIQQAIDAVEEGIPIRTKIIIKPGTYREKVTVSAAKSPIILIGEKAENTILVYDDYASKPNVEGKNIGTTGSSTLFIFSDNFSAKNITFQNDAGPVGQAVAVLTTGDKIAFENCRFLGFQDTLYTKGTQDNPDKNKTSRNYFKNCYIEGTTDYIFGAGTAVFENCKIYSKKNASYVTAASTPEGTEFGYVFINCNLTGDASANSVYLGRPWRPFAKTVYINCAIDPTIKKEGWHNWSKPDAEKTTFYGEYNSKGVGSDASKRVPWSHQLTKNEAKKYSAKNILKGKDDWNFTKSFK; encoded by the coding sequence ATGCAGGTTTTAGGTTTAAAAAATAATACGTTCTTCTTTATTTTTTCAGTAGTCATAATCAGTCTTCTTTCTTTCAAAGCTAATGATGATAAAACCATCATCGTTTCGAAAGACGGAAAAGGAAATTTCACGACTATTCAACAGGCAATTGACGCTGTTGAAGAAGGAATACCAATAAGAACAAAAATTATAATAAAACCAGGAACCTACAGAGAAAAAGTTACTGTCTCTGCAGCAAAAAGCCCGATAATTTTAATCGGAGAAAAAGCAGAAAATACAATTTTAGTTTACGACGATTATGCTTCAAAGCCAAATGTTGAAGGCAAAAATATAGGAACAACAGGCTCGTCTACTCTATTTATTTTTTCAGATAATTTTTCAGCAAAAAATATCACCTTTCAAAATGATGCAGGCCCCGTGGGACAAGCGGTTGCCGTTCTTACCACAGGAGATAAGATTGCTTTTGAAAATTGTCGCTTTTTAGGATTTCAAGATACTTTATACACAAAAGGAACTCAGGATAATCCGGATAAAAATAAAACTTCCCGAAACTATTTCAAAAACTGCTACATCGAAGGAACTACAGACTATATTTTTGGAGCTGGAACTGCCGTCTTTGAGAACTGTAAGATTTATTCTAAAAAAAATGCATCTTACGTTACCGCAGCTTCTACTCCGGAAGGAACTGAGTTTGGTTACGTATTTATTAACTGTAATTTAACAGGCGATGCTTCTGCAAATTCTGTATATTTGGGAAGACCTTGGAGGCCTTTTGCAAAAACAGTTTACATCAATTGTGCAATCGATCCCACAATAAAAAAAGAAGGTTGGCATAACTGGTCTAAACCCGATGCAGAGAAGACCACATTCTATGGAGAATATAATTCTAAAGGTGTAGGCTCAGATGCTTCAAAAAGAGTTCCCTGGTCTCATCAGCTAACAAAAAATGAAGCTAAAAAATATTCAGCAAAAAACATTCTGAAAGGAAAAGACGACTGGAACTTTACAAAAAGTTTTAAATAG
- a CDS encoding pectate lyase family protein → MKFSLQHKIFTTGILTMLALSVSAQEKTLSFPGAEGFGRYTTGGRGGKVLFVTKLTDDGSEGTLRYALEQKGPRYIVFKTAGTIYLESPLKIKEGNVTIAGQTAPGDGITIANYETFVAADNVIIRFLRFRMGDQKKFEGDALGARFIKDLIVDHCSMSWSTDETASIYVNENTTLQWCVIAESLRNSAHQKGAHGYGGIAGGKFASFHHNIYAHHDSRNPRLGEYAGSKFALTDLTDFRNNVIYNWGNNNVYGGEGMNVNIVNNYYKPGPASMNKKRIVAIDKNEKPETEVYNIWGKYYINGNVSEGNPDVTADNWNLGVFNQMKPSYSLTDADKNAIKINKPHDIQNNVKTDSPKDAYDKILKIGGASLVRDAADIRVLKEVKNGTFTYNGSLGSKNGIIDSQNDVGGFPNLNPGKALLDSDSDGMPDEWEIKHKLNPKKNNANGRELDENYDNIEVYMNDLVKKITDKQ, encoded by the coding sequence ATGAAATTCAGTCTACAACATAAAATCTTTACTACTGGCATTCTCACAATGCTTGCTTTATCGGTTTCGGCTCAGGAGAAAACGTTGAGTTTTCCCGGTGCTGAAGGTTTCGGAAGATACACAACCGGAGGAAGAGGCGGAAAAGTTTTATTCGTAACAAAATTGACAGACGACGGTTCAGAAGGAACTTTAAGATATGCTTTAGAACAAAAAGGACCGAGATACATTGTCTTTAAAACTGCCGGAACAATTTATCTGGAATCCCCTTTAAAAATAAAAGAAGGCAACGTCACCATAGCAGGACAAACCGCTCCAGGCGACGGAATTACCATTGCCAACTACGAAACTTTTGTTGCGGCTGATAACGTAATTATTCGTTTTTTACGTTTCAGAATGGGAGACCAGAAAAAATTTGAAGGTGATGCATTAGGGGCAAGATTTATAAAAGATTTAATTGTTGATCATTGTTCGATGAGTTGGTCTACCGACGAGACAGCTTCCATTTATGTCAACGAAAATACTACGCTTCAATGGTGTGTAATTGCAGAAAGCTTAAGAAACTCAGCCCATCAAAAAGGTGCTCACGGATACGGCGGAATTGCAGGCGGAAAATTCGCTTCATTCCATCATAATATATATGCTCATCACGACAGCAGAAATCCCAGGTTAGGAGAATATGCAGGAAGTAAATTTGCCTTGACCGATTTGACTGATTTTAGAAATAATGTTATCTACAACTGGGGAAACAACAATGTCTACGGTGGTGAAGGAATGAATGTAAACATCGTTAACAATTACTATAAACCAGGCCCCGCATCGATGAACAAAAAAAGAATCGTTGCCATTGATAAAAATGAAAAACCAGAAACTGAAGTTTATAACATTTGGGGGAAATATTACATCAACGGAAATGTTTCTGAAGGAAATCCTGATGTAACAGCAGATAATTGGAATTTAGGTGTTTTTAATCAAATGAAACCTTCATACAGTTTGACTGATGCTGATAAAAATGCCATCAAAATCAATAAGCCACACGATATTCAGAATAATGTAAAAACAGATTCTCCAAAAGATGCTTATGATAAGATTTTGAAAATCGGAGGAGCAAGTTTGGTGAGAGATGCGGCAGATATACGTGTTTTAAAAGAGGTAAAAAATGGTACTTTCACATACAACGGTTCTCTCGGAAGCAAAAACGGAATTATCGATTCGCAAAATGATGTTGGAGGATTTCCGAATTTAAACCCGGGAAAAGCCCTACTCGATTCAGACAGCGACGGAATGCCCGATGAATGGGAAATAAAGCATAAGCTCAACCCTAAAAAAAACAACGCCAACGGAAGAGAATTAGATGAAAATTATGATAATATTGAGGTCTACATGAATGACCTTGTTAAAAAAATAACCGATAAACAGTAG
- a CDS encoding DUF4861 family protein produces MSEKLKSNIFKIILTGAVFATNTSFAQQNVIEKIRKNPKTPFSYAELSIKDGGKWQGNEYIGGSFKNVNELTLPAEHTDHSYYIRYEGIGLENNQIGYRLYLDWRNATDIFGKKVNTLVLPEVGQDGFETYHHDAPWGQDILKSGRTIGIGSYGRYDEQNDFVETFKTVKSTTAKVFNENDKSFATIDYKGWKTWGKAVDLQSKLTIFNKDRFVKVDLSLDQTLSGLCTGIVAFKDIPMKQGISKNKKWGYIATYGTQTLAKKEDNLGMVVFYPIENFDKYVKAKSTHIVVFKKTKNVSYYFMGAWSQEPNGLKTEEEFYKDLDKKLDILDNNNQL; encoded by the coding sequence ATGTCAGAAAAATTAAAATCAAACATATTCAAAATTATATTAACTGGAGCAGTTTTCGCGACCAATACGTCATTTGCTCAGCAAAATGTAATTGAAAAAATACGTAAAAATCCTAAAACACCATTTTCGTATGCTGAATTATCTATAAAAGACGGCGGAAAATGGCAGGGGAACGAATACATTGGCGGAAGTTTTAAAAACGTAAATGAGTTAACACTTCCTGCAGAGCATACCGACCATTCTTACTACATCAGATACGAAGGAATTGGTTTAGAAAACAACCAAATTGGCTACAGACTGTATTTGGATTGGAGAAATGCCACTGATATTTTTGGTAAAAAAGTAAATACTTTAGTGTTACCAGAAGTCGGTCAGGACGGTTTTGAAACCTATCACCACGATGCTCCGTGGGGGCAGGATATTTTGAAATCGGGTCGTACCATCGGAATCGGTTCTTACGGAAGATATGATGAGCAAAATGATTTTGTAGAAACTTTTAAAACCGTAAAAAGCACTACCGCAAAAGTTTTTAATGAAAACGATAAATCTTTCGCAACCATCGATTACAAAGGTTGGAAAACCTGGGGAAAAGCCGTTGACCTTCAATCGAAACTAACCATTTTCAACAAAGACCGTTTTGTAAAAGTTGATTTAAGTTTAGACCAAACTCTTTCAGGTTTATGTACAGGAATTGTTGCTTTCAAAGACATCCCAATGAAACAGGGAATCAGCAAAAACAAAAAATGGGGTTACATCGCTACTTATGGAACGCAGACTTTAGCCAAAAAAGAAGACAATCTTGGGATGGTGGTATTCTACCCCATCGAAAATTTTGATAAATATGTGAAAGCAAAATCTACACATATCGTCGTTTTCAAAAAGACAAAAAATGTTTCATATTACTTTATGGGAGCTTGGTCTCAAGAGCCGAATGGTTTGAAAACCGAAGAAGAATTCTATAAAGATTTAGATAAAAAATTAGATATTTTAGATAATAACAATCAACTTTAA
- a CDS encoding glycoside hydrolase family 88/105 protein translates to MNFINQKLKIYAVAVLGSGMFLACAQTKTTVASKPAKETSQSGKVVPTNLKWSERMMLSEMQRFPEAWMLDFSKSPKWTYPSAIVLDGAEQLYIKTGKQEYYDYISDFGAKLITDDGKILTYDLEKYNIDMLNSGNVLLYLYEKEKKDKYLKALQTLRLQIDGQPRTDEGSFWHKKIYPYQVWLDGLYMGMPFYTHYTKDFVKGADATKAYDDIVFQFDSVQKNLLDKKTGLLYHAWDESKEQAWANKETGLSPNFWGRAMGWYGMAMVDVLDYLPENHPGRARIISYIKSYSDAVIKYQDKKSGLWYQVLDKPLANGNYEEATASAMFVYTMIKSVNKGYLPKSYKTAAKKGYDGIIKNLITVDENGVVNLNKCCAVAGLGGKPYRDGSYEYYVNEEIRSNDGKGTGPFILASLEFEK, encoded by the coding sequence ATGAATTTTATTAATCAAAAATTAAAAATATATGCAGTTGCAGTTTTAGGTTCAGGAATGTTCTTAGCTTGCGCTCAAACAAAAACAACAGTTGCTTCAAAACCAGCAAAAGAAACTTCACAATCAGGAAAAGTAGTTCCTACCAACCTGAAATGGTCTGAAAGAATGATGCTTTCCGAAATGCAGAGATTTCCTGAAGCATGGATGCTCGATTTCAGCAAAAGCCCGAAATGGACGTATCCTTCAGCAATCGTCTTGGATGGAGCTGAGCAACTTTACATTAAAACAGGTAAACAAGAATATTACGATTACATCAGCGACTTCGGTGCGAAACTGATAACTGATGATGGCAAGATTCTTACTTACGACTTAGAAAAGTACAACATCGATATGTTGAATAGTGGAAACGTATTGCTATATCTTTATGAAAAAGAGAAAAAAGATAAATACCTGAAAGCTCTACAAACACTTCGTTTACAAATCGACGGACAGCCAAGAACGGATGAAGGTTCTTTCTGGCATAAAAAAATCTATCCGTACCAAGTTTGGTTAGACGGATTGTATATGGGAATGCCTTTCTACACCCATTATACAAAAGATTTCGTAAAAGGTGCAGATGCAACAAAAGCGTATGATGACATCGTTTTCCAGTTTGATTCTGTGCAGAAAAATCTTTTAGACAAAAAAACAGGATTGCTGTATCACGCTTGGGATGAAAGCAAAGAACAAGCTTGGGCAAACAAAGAAACCGGGCTCTCGCCAAATTTCTGGGGAAGAGCAATGGGTTGGTACGGAATGGCAATGGTAGATGTTTTAGATTATTTACCTGAAAATCATCCGGGAAGAGCGAGAATCATTTCTTACATAAAATCTTATTCTGACGCTGTAATTAAATATCAGGATAAAAAATCTGGGCTTTGGTATCAGGTTTTAGATAAGCCGTTAGCAAATGGTAATTATGAAGAAGCGACTGCTTCTGCGATGTTTGTCTACACGATGATTAAATCGGTGAACAAAGGATATTTGCCTAAATCTTACAAAACTGCCGCTAAAAAAGGCTACGACGGAATCATCAAAAACCTGATTACAGTTGATGAAAACGGTGTTGTAAATTTAAATAAATGTTGTGCTGTTGCTGGTTTAGGAGGAAAACCTTACAGAGATGGTTCGTATGAATATTATGTAAATGAAGAAATTCGTTCAAATGACGGAAAAGGAACAGGACCATTCATTTTAGCAAGTTTAGAATTTGAAAAATAA